In the Pogona vitticeps strain Pit_001003342236 chromosome 2, PviZW2.1, whole genome shotgun sequence genome, CTGACAAGTAGAAACATTCACCTCCGCACAGCCCATTCCCAGATGATTGGATATTGGACCTTAGAATTTGGGGGACTAAACAAAGTATTCCATATTTGGAAATATGGTATGCATAGATCCTAGTTCCTTGTATATATCTGAGCAGGTAATAAGACTGTTGCTTTGGGCCTTCTGTGCAGTGTTCTCTTGGTATTCACAGAACGTGGCAAGGAGTCGGTGCAGAAGCTGTTATGCCACTACTATAACTTAACAAGGATGTTTCCCATAGCAACAGATGAGGGGCAGTAGTGCCTTTTGGGAGGCTGTTTCACCTGTGCTCCTTCAGTTATTGAACTCTTATTGCAGCAGAATCAAAGgcattttaattttgtatcacTAGAATAATTTGGAAGGCACAATAATGCCTTTCCGGCACTCTAAGCTTATACCTGCATGCTGATTTGGAGTTGGTACACCTTTGAAACTGGAGATTGCTACTGAATTTGGGGGAAGGAACAGGATAAATTCTACAAAGCCTCCATCCGACAACCTTTGTAGTTCTCTGCCCTCTGGTTAGGGAGATAGCATAAATTGGTACATGCAAAGCACTAACACATCTGAGAAGTGTGGAAAGTTATATTTTCATTGCAAGTTTTGCTTGCTGTTGCAGGCCTTTCAAAGGGTGCAAGCTTTACTTGGTAAAGAAACCCAACTGAAACTTCAGCTGATTAACCAGAGAGATTTATTTTAACTTATGAAACTATGAATTGTTGCTTGGTTGCTTGTTCAGAAGCAAACACTTGCTAATTTGTTGTTATACCATGCccagttccagttttcttctgTCATTAAGAAGCAGGTAGGTATATGAAAACTGAACTACACATCTTGATTCTGGTTTGCCAATAGGAGTTGGCTCTTTCATGTtttggacaactcccagaattctccaagaagtCACCAGGCAGAattcttggaattgcagtccacaaaTGCAAATCTTCAGACCTCTAGATTTTGCCCCCCAGAAAAGGGCTTTTGGGTTATTTACCTCTGACACAGCTATGCTCCCACCATTGGCTTCTCAGgcctttgtcttctgttattgATTAAAAGGAAAAGCGGGGGGAGAAGCAGCTGTTTTTGTGATTCCTCAGAGTCATAGTTCTTTGGGAGACCATCCTATATAAAGCCAAATGGGCAACaagactgtaactcccagcattccccaTGCCCCAGAGGGCCTAGCTCTTGCTGGTTGGTCAACCCCCCAACTCCCATAGGAAACCATCGAGCCTAGTTATCTTCCCCCAGACCTCCTTTtcttccattcttgggcaaagcCAAGCACAATAATTCCAGAGAGTTTTTCAGGTGGCTGAAATATTTACACAAAGTTAACAGACCTTCGTTAAGAGGGTTTGGAAGGCCAGCTTGCGAAGACAGCATGGCAGCAATGGAGAATAGCAATTGGGATTCTCAGTTTTCTTAGCTGTCATTTCATTTACCCTACAGTTGtcattttgtttggtttggaCACTGGGAAGGTAACTCAAATGACTAAATACACTGGGTGTCTTTCTCTAACAAGCCTAACATGCCTTGCCTTTCTTTGCAGGGAGTTTTGCGCAAAGAGCTGCTGTCCGGACAGCGTTGGCCAAAGACCAGGAATGGCAAGAAAAATATATGTCTCAGATGTTGCCTTTGTTAGACAAGCAAGATAACGAAATTGCCTACCTTGTGCCTTGGTGTCAACTTGGGAGGCCTGAAAAGGATGGTTGGTTTGTTTTGCagtgttttgctttaaaattattGACTCTGCTATGAAATGAGTTGCTTTTCCGCATGGAATTAGAACTGTGGACAGATGGCAGTAtttcctcagttttttttttctaaagtacAGTAAATTCTGCCATGCAGTGGGTTTCCAGATTGCTTCGTTTCTTTCCAGACATAAAGACCAGGAACTTGCTTTTCAAAGACCAGGGTTCATTAGCAGCCCAGTAATGGTACATGCCATTTGtgcaccaccacttctgctgctcCTCTACATTGTGCAGTGGTAGGAAGTGTTCATGTGCATTATAGTGCCATTTCAGTTCAATCAGAATGATTATGCAGCCCAGCTAGATCTGTCCAACTGTGCACATGAATGGAGCACGCACCAGAAAGTGCACCCAGAATCCATTGCAGCGTGCACAGTCACTCAACCAATGTAGGGGGAGTTCTCGGAGGACAGATCAGTGACTCAAGGGTTTTTTGAAAGTGGAAGACTACTGCTTTCATTCAAAAGTAACAGCACTGGTGTAGGTTTCCCAATGTTTATACACTTTTCAGTGTTTCTTCCTTCATTATAACTTTTTCTTCTAAATTCTAAAAGGACTGCCTGCATTTTGCCCATCATTTTCCCTTCCTACTCCAAGACGCTCTGaattctgtggtttgtgtgtgcaTAGCAATGTGTATGTTTCATTATTTTGCATGGTTCCCTTCACTTTGCAAGGTACGAGGCAGCTGGAAGGGCATTGTGAAGGCATTGAATTCATGCCTCCAACTGCTAACACCCAGATAAGCACTTTTTGCCTTTAGAAAACTCGTGAGTTTCCACAGTCGCTCAAATTGTTTCTGTTTAGTCACAAGGATtttgaagctttttaaaattaaaagctcTAAATTCTGCTCATGTCCTCTGTGGGTTTTCATTTGCAGAATATGCACTAATCTGACTAAGGTCTATCAGAAGGCCATTGCTAATTCTAGACGCCTTGCTTCTAAGATTTTTCTCCTATTTCTCTTTCAGGAGTTTATGAATTGGTTACCTTCCAAATGAAACCTGGTGGACCAGCAGTATGGGGCCAGTCATTTAAAGCAGCAATTAATGCCCATGTAAAGACAGGATACACTAAGCTGATTGGCGTCTTCCACACAGAATATGGACAACTTAACAGAGGTACATACAGCATATAATAGTTTTTAGGACAAACGTGTGCTGGTGACTGCTGGTATTTTGGCAGAGGAATGATCAGAatattcacttttaaaaatgaagttatgTAGGCCTTGCTTCGCTGATAATGGATAGTAATTCTGATAGAAAATAAGAAAAGGCCTACAGAACTCCTTTCATTTCCTAGGAATTCATTATTTTAACTATAATAGCAAAGGTTGGGAATATGATGATTTCCCAGGAAATGTCCAATTCTAGGCAATTTTGAAAATTTTGCCATGATGAAAGGTCTCATTAGGACCTTCTGTACACCCAGGGGATTTTCTACTAGGGGTGTCACATTCAATTTTTTTGGACTCCGAATCCAGGAGTTTGGGGCAGTGGATGGGGTTCTTCAGAAGATGAAGCATAAACTCCAATGAGACCACTGCCTCTAGGAAGTATTGCAGCTGCTTTTTCACAGAAAGCATTGGGGCAGGAAATAAGGCCTAGAAGAGGGCTCTACCTTTCTCCAGGTGAATGGAATGAAGGTGTTggcaggtgtgtgtttgtgggctgaAATTCTGAGACTTGGATTCCAAAAAAAAGGGAGACTACCAAAACACATTTCTCTTTTCTGCTGTCCCTGAGAACAACCACAACTATTATTTCcccatctttttgtttgtttttgcacaatTTGCTCTGCAAAAAGCAGCAAGTTTTAGGTGTCAAGAGTTTTTTGAATTTATAAGCTTTCCATGTTAGTGATAATCCGCTAGcaaacaccccacacacacaaaaaatccaatATAGATCATTTTTATCTAAAGGGCGTCTGCAACATTATTTCAAAGTTGGTGTGAAAGACAGCTGATTTCCAAAGGTAATTAGGTCTGGAGAGAGCCTCTATTGTTAAGGGCtgagataggaagctttcaatgagAGCACTTATCCTgtccccaaaattaaaaaaatagccTATCTGCAGCATTTTTCAAAGAGTTGGAGTGAAAAGCAGCTGATTTCCAAAGGAGATGAGGAGTGAAGTTAGCCTCTATtgtcaaggcaggaatcaaaaaTAGAAAACTTTCAGTGAAGTACTatttttctttgtggtctctgtgaatgcgcaCCGATGGGTTTTAGTGCGCTTGTGCAGAGAGCCTCAAATCTTCTAGAACTTAAACACATGTTGTTAGGACCTCCCTCATGTCGCTCTTGAGCCCGCCCACAGCAtggagtgcctcagttccttttttgccaCTGCTGCAGAAGTACCTCAGCTTAAGAGCTTCTGTTTCCTTTGGAaattacttaccgtattttttgctccataagacacacctgaccttaagacgcatctaatttttagaggagggacacagggaaaatatattctgaaccaaatagtgtaataaaatatttaataaactataacagaataacatttgaaccgtgtaaagtgaacagcagtcaacagtggcattaatatagaccattatcagccagtgataagacctataccactctacgtatattttacatttcctttcatccacctgctccccatgcttatagaaatgtatcaatgacagatgagattgttgtgcaactctgcccagctacagctcaagcctatattatgttagaaatggtttgtctgatttggcactgcattgagaggtcccttttagttgtgtggaggataaatagtggaattaaactatttaacagctggttttccttatttactttaggttatgcaaaagaatagcaacacaaagcttaacctgatcccattcaccagcagtagcacatgctcagcataagaccaaatctccattttctgacaaagttgaacgtttatagcatgcaaggcacaacaggttaggcaacacaaagccaggaacaatgttcttgatgacccaaaaaaaaccctgaatacaaactatagtagctgaaatcaggaagcaggtactgtaatccagttagaagtcatgaggcacagttagtttccttgctgcaacaccctttggaaatacattctctattagatgcccaaaactagttgaaaagtttgcaaattgaatccaaatttccatagaaatgcattgaaaattaattaatgcatttttatgggggggaaaggtcagaaactttaaaaaacttaaaagaaagtcacttaccaggtactgtagactgagcctggctcttcacagtgccttggtagaccccagaacagccaaaaagagccctaaacagctaaaagccagccggcagccattttgtgctcttctccatgctcttctcagctccttccccctcccctctccccacctaacagctgatcggctctggtctgaaaggctttgtggagagcttttaaagcaagtacccctatgc is a window encoding:
- the LOC110083189 gene encoding protein NipSnap homolog 3B isoform X3, with amino-acid sequence MLASLRLLRVVAAAAAPSGVPAQVSSSFATGPRQEDGTFYEFRTYTVKPDKMKDFLELTSRNIHLRTAHSQMIGYWTLEFGGLNKVFHIWKYGSFAQRAAVRTALAKDQEWQEKYMSQMLPLLDKQDNEIAYLVPWCQLGRPEKDGVYELVTFQMKPGGPAVWGQSFKAAINAHVKTGYTKLIGVFHTEYGQLNRVHVLWWNENPDSRASGRHYAHEDPRVVAAGHGILYSDTQPYLHYPVFFR
- the LOC110083189 gene encoding protein NipSnap homolog 3B isoform X1, with protein sequence MLASLRLLRVVAAAAAPSGVPAQVSSSFATGPRQEDGTFYEFRTYTVKPDKMKDFLELTSRNIHLRTAHSQMIGYWTLEFGGLNKVFHIWKYGSFAQRAAVRTALAKDQEWQEKYMSQMLPLLDKQDNEIAYLVPWCQLGRPEKDGVYELVTFQMKPGGPAVWGQSFKAAINAHVKTGYTKLIGVFHTEYGQLNRVHVLWWNENPDSRASGRHYAHEDPRVVAAVRESVQFLETQQNSLLIPTAFSPLK
- the LOC110083189 gene encoding protein NipSnap homolog 3B isoform X2 produces the protein MLASLRLLRVVAAAAAPSGVPAQVSSSFATGPRQEDGTFYEFRTYTVKPDKMKDFLELTSRNIHLRTAHSQMIGYWTLEFGGLNKVFHIWKYGSFAQRAAVRTALAKDQEWQEKYMSQMLPLLDKQDNEIAYLVPWCQLGRPEKDGVYELVTFQMKPGGPAVWGQSFKAAINAHVKTGYTKLIGVFHTEYGQLNRVHVLWWNENPDSRASGRHYAHEDPRVVAAGSLFKVAGLTHSQWHILIEFRRSSE